From the Rhodospirillaceae bacterium genome, the window GACCGTCGCTTCAGAGACCGATTCGCCTAATGTGGGAACTTTGATTTCAGTCGCCATGATATCCTCGTTTAAAAAACTGTTGTTTCTACCAAGTTTACAAAATTAGTAACCGCCCTAATACCCGCCCCGGCGGAAGGGCTGCGGAAGGTCTTCGACTTTATGCGTGAGCGCTTGTTCGACAAGGAGCTTTTGCTCCTTTGCGTGCCCGCCGGGAATTCCTGTCGCTGGCGACGCCGCCGCCTTGCGGCCCACGTAGATGGGCCGTTCCGCCTTAATTTCGGCGGCTTCAAGTATACTATCCAAGCGCGGAAATATGAATGTCCAGGCCCCATTATTGGCAGCTTCTTCCTGACACCAGATAACTTCCGCATTCGGATAGCGTTGCAACTGTTGGAAGACAGTGGTGCGCGGCCAAGGGTAGAGCTGTTCAATCCGCACGATGGCGACGTCTTTAATTTTTGCCTCGCGGCGCGCTTCCAGAAGATCGTAGTAGACCTTGCCGGAACACAGAACGACCCGACGCACATTCTTATCGAGTCCCAAGCGATCAACTTCAGGTATGACCCGCCGGAACCGTGTATCCGGCCCCATCGCGCCTAAGGGTGACGTTACCAGCTTGTGTCGCAGCAAAGATTTGGGCGACATGACGACCATCGGTTTGCGATAATTGCGTTTAATTTGGCGGCGGAGCGCGTGGAAGTAATTGGCTGGGGTGGTGATGTTGACCACCTGCCAGTTATCTTCTGCACTCAATTGTAAGAACCGTTCAAGCCGGGCCGAAGAGTGTTCCGGGCCCTGGCCTTCCATCCCGTGCGGTAGCAACAAAACCAAGCCGCACATTCTCAACCATTTCGATTCTCCAGATGCTACAAACTGGTCGATAAGGCCTTGGGCCGTATTCGCAAAGTCACCGAACTGGGCTTCCCACAACACCAACGAATGGGGATCGTTGAGAGAATAGCCGTATTCAAACCCAAGCACGGCAGCTTCAGACAAAGGGCTATCCATGACTTCAAACTTGGCCTGCTTACCAGGACTGATCTCACTCAATGGAAAATATTTTTTATCGCTTTCTTGATCGTGCAATACACAGTGACGATGTGAGAAAGTCCCCCGTCCGGCATCCTGACCAGATAGCCGCACGCGGGTTCCTTCAACCAGAAGGGAACCAAAAGCCAAAGCTTCCGCCAACGCCCAATCAATCTTGGTGCCGCTTTCGAGCATTTTTTGTTTCGCCTTAAGCTGGCGAACAATCTTAGAATGGGCGGTGATGCTGTCCGGAACTCGAGAAATGGATTCGCCGACTTCCTTAAGAAGTTCCATCGGTGCAGACGTATCGTGTTCGTGGTGTTCTTCTTCTTCACTCAGTTGAACCAGGCCCTGCCAATGTCCTTCCAACCAATCAGCCTTATTCGGTTTGTAGGTTTGGGCGGCTTGAAAATCCGCTTCCAGCTTGGCATTAAAATCGTCGATCATGCCTTGCGCCTCTTCCTCCGTGAGCGTCCCATCTTTAACCAGTTGTTGGCCATAGAGGGTCAGCGTCGTCGGATGCTTGGCAATGGTCTTGTACATCATCGGCTGGGTGAACATCGGCTCGTCGCCTTCGTTGTGCCCGTGCCGACGATAACAGAACATGTCGATCACCACATCGCGTTTGAATTCTTGACGGAATTCTGTCGCAATCCGCGCCACATGAACAACAGCTTCTGGATCGTCGCCATTTACATGGAAAATCGGTGCCGCGATGCCTTTGGCGATGTCGGATGGATACGGAGATGATCGCGAGTGCGCGGGCATGGTCGTGAAGCCGATCTGATTATTCACGATCAGATGAATTGTACCACCGACCCGATAGCCACGAAGCTGCGACATATCAAGAGTTTCAGGCACCAAGCCCTGACCCGCAAATGCTG encodes:
- a CDS encoding 2-oxoglutarate dehydrogenase E1 component; translated protein: MASSFDSILNGTNATYIAELYSRYLEDNNSVDASWAEVFEGFDDENRAVMDELQGASWAPSGNKVIGHADEDDAPVKAKPAGKASADSNRQDIIDSLSARMMIRVYRVRGHLIANFDPLGIEGRDYHSELDPKTYGFEEADMDRPIFINNVLGLETATPREILAILRETYCGSTGVEFMHISEPEERTWIQDRIEGIRNHTHFTPEGKKAIYQRLIEAEGFEAFLQVKHTGTKRFGLDGGESMIPALEQILKRGAQLGIQDIVIGMPHRGRLNVLTSIMRKPYINMFAEFQGMASNPDDVQGSGDVKYHLGTSDDREFDGHNVHLSLQPNPSHLEAVNPVVIGKVRSKQNLINDEERSRVMGVLMHGDAAFAGQGLVPETLDMSQLRGYRVGGTIHLIVNNQIGFTTMPAHSRSSPYPSDIAKGIAAPIFHVNGDDPEAVVHVARIATEFRQEFKRDVVIDMFCYRRHGHNEGDEPMFTQPMMYKTIAKHPTTLTLYGQQLVKDGTLTEEEAQGMIDDFNAKLEADFQAAQTYKPNKADWLEGHWQGLVQLSEEEEHHEHDTSAPMELLKEVGESISRVPDSITAHSKIVRQLKAKQKMLESGTKIDWALAEALAFGSLLVEGTRVRLSGQDAGRGTFSHRHCVLHDQESDKKYFPLSEISPGKQAKFEVMDSPLSEAAVLGFEYGYSLNDPHSLVLWEAQFGDFANTAQGLIDQFVASGESKWLRMCGLVLLLPHGMEGQGPEHSSARLERFLQLSAEDNWQVVNITTPANYFHALRRQIKRNYRKPMVVMSPKSLLRHKLVTSPLGAMGPDTRFRRVIPEVDRLGLDKNVRRVVLCSGKVYYDLLEARREAKIKDVAIVRIEQLYPWPRTTVFQQLQRYPNAEVIWCQEEAANNGAWTFIFPRLDSILEAAEIKAERPIYVGRKAAASPATGIPGGHAKEQKLLVEQALTHKVEDLPQPFRRGGY